The genomic window aaggctTCGGCTTCTGGCGAATtaggaaattgattttaaatcatttgattTTACTCTGCGTCTTCCACCTCCACGAAATTTTCTAATTCTGCCTTGTTCCTTACCTTGCGTTACTTGAAAAATCTCTACAGatgtcttttaaatttgttcctGCGCGAGtagtttgaaattatttcaaaaggtAATTATAATGAACGAGATGTTTTCCAAAGAGTAAATTCACTATGATAACTTACAAAGTAAATAACGAAAATTAGGTTAAACTTGTGATTTTTTTGACGTTTTTGTTCAACAGAATCGGGAGTTGAAGCCGAATAATGAACTAAAGGCTTATTCACGAAAGGATCAATGAACATTGGGATTTGAAAACTGTGGATTGATAAAAAACGATGATCTTTGATCAAAAACACCCTGAAACATTAAAGAAAGGGAGCTCACAGATCTGCGAGAATCTACCAGTCCATAAGGAATTTTTTGTCTGAAGTCCTGACGAAAAGATTTAGATAGGACGTTAGTGATTTAAAACGTTATTTCAGGTACGGTATATTTGGATCAAGTTTCAGTGCCATGGTTGAGTTTGTTTTCCGTCATCTGTTGATAAAACGGAAAGTCGTGAATGTATAAAGATCAATTGATTACCCTTGAACTCCTTCGAGTGACCAATACATAATTTCCCCTcaccaaatcaatacaatatcaaacatacaagtgatgagaataaagccaaatatcagttaggggattattagttgattcaataccacaTTCTCAGTTATAAATCTTCCCTTATTGTCAGCTGACGCACAACAATGTCAGTGCTTGGAACTGTTGTTACGGATCAGTGCCAAGTTTACACTTCAATAGTAAGACACTTTGCTCACAGTGCTCAGCGCCTCTTAGGAGCGTAAACTAGCAGTGAAGGGAACTTacggggggaggggagagagatTAACCTGCAATGGACCATCATCCCATCCAGGTGGGGTAACCACCTTGTGGGTCGGTAGTCTCCAGGGAGGAGTAAACCCTCTTTTCTCCAACCTTTTCCCATTTAAATTTAGGGATAGCTTTTTGAAAAACAGGGATAATAACGAGCTATTAATAGTTCCGGGTCCCCAACATTACCAATAACTTATAAGCAGTTAAAGCAAAACTTAAAGGTGTTTTCGACGGGTTATCTCATTTGTTTGAAACTTTATTTCGTCATTACTCGAATAAAGTATTGCTGCAAAGCATTGTTAACATTGTGTTCTAAGCCATGTGAAGTTcagctaaaaaaattaagtactGCAACTGTCAAGTTcagcagaaataaaaaaggttaaaaagttTCAGTTATCATTTTCTTATCttaccaaaaataaataattctttaatGATCtctaaaaatgataaaagttCCCAGGAAACATATCTACAGATTAATCCCTAATATTTTGACTATCATTTCGAGCGATTGGAGCATAACCATTGGAGACAATGTGTTAAATTTTGGACGCCGTACGTCGAGGAATGAACTAAGACAGAAACAAGGATTTACTTCAAATTACCACAACATTTCAATACTGTCAAAAGAGTACATCCACATCAtgcaatttttaattatcaaGAATTACTTCTCAGTTTAAATTGCATGTCTTATCAAAAAAGTTATCATTCCATTCTCCAGGCCTAGACAGGCAACAACCAATCCAATACAAATATGAGTAGACTTCTAAGTGAACTCACCATCAAGAATAAACGAACAGAAAAGTAAGAATTATTGTTGTATCAAATAGCTAAAAAGACTGCCCGCAGTCTTTTAAGCTTTGCTAAGTTTGTTACTGATGAACAATAACTACAAATACTTAGGACTAAAACAATGAGAACATTCCTTCTCCTTTTGATGGGAATTCAGTTGTAGGGGAAGGTAAGTGTTTTCATTTCAGTGCAGCTACCTTCTACACCCTCAGCTATTTGCGAATAGTGCTGATACACATGTGCAAATTGATTTATTAACTGGTCTCTCcctaaaagaaaaggaaaaaaatgaataaatcagGTGAACAATGCAAGTGTTAAGACCTGTAACGAAATCATTAATCGAATTATAATTATACCTACCCTAAAGGTATTATAATTATCCCTACCCTAAAGGTATTATAATTATACCTACCCTAAAGGTATAGCCACATTAATCCTTTGACCTATAAGAACCTTGTGAAGGTTTACGGATCAAGCCACTTGTTCAAGAGGAGTTATGAACAAGACACATGTTCATTTTTATCTCAGCATAAAAACCCATAATAAACTGTAGACAGATACTTCAAACATTTGTAAACAGAATTTATTGAACAATATCCCTATACACCTGCACTGAGTTTTACCCAGCACAATTCACTCATATACTTAACGTAAACTTTAGTGCACCATTTGCCAAAGACCAGAACTAATTGTGCTCCGGCCTTGAGTTTCATAAAAGTTTAGTACTTTAAGTTAAAAACAATATTGAAGTACCACAACCTAAAgttagcaaaaaaattatataaaaaacatAATAACTCAATAGTGTTACTTGATCTGTGCTTTAGTTTGCATTACACATTAGCGATCATAAACGGGTgtcaagaaatgaaattaaatgagaGTGTTACCTGTTGTCGACTTCTTTTAGAGCGCCTTGACCTttgctttgaaagaaaactCTTTATGGACCTTGGCATTAGAGAACTGCTCCGTTTCTCTACAGgtcttgaatttgatttaagGTCTCTAATTTTTATGCTCTCCTCCTCTTTGGGAATTTCTCCTGCAAGAGGTGTACTGTGGTTAGCAGCCAAAACTCTTTCACGAGGAGAATAGTCTTTGGATTCTGAATCTTGATTAATTTGATTGCTGACTCCTTTGTCCtgtaaatttgtttgatttccACTTTGCTGCGAAACAATGATATCATCATTTCTCATGATGTTTAAGTCTTGTCCTTTCTTCTCCTGAATTTCCAAATTCTGTTTCAATTCCAACTCCCTTTTCATCAGAGTTTTATCTTGTATATCTTGTGAAGATTTGGCTTCATTTGAAAGACTATCCAATTTTTCTGAATCCTTGGAATCAGATTCCTTTATGGTATCTGCAGTTacctttgtaaaaaaaaaggacatacATGATTCAAGGTAAACATTGTTTAGAGCACAGTAGACTTTTTCTATTTCTAAAAACAGCAAACAGCCTATTGTAAGGTTGTCCTGTAGCCTTTTCTCCAGTTTTTTTGACAGTTTACTGTTATCTATTGTATTCCTTGGCAAGAAGAGGCACTGTGTAGGTAAAGTGTCTTGTTTAAGAACACAACATGAGAACCTGACCAAGCCTGAACCTGGACCTTTCAATCTGAAGTCCTCTGCCTTAACCACTAAGTCACTGCATCTTTAGGAAAAAAGCCAATaataaaagaaacttttgtgGCTACATTTTGGGATACATGGAGGCCCAATTCTTAAACAAAAGGTCCAGGTTTATGCCCTAGTTGGCTCACAATGTTTTGTCCTTGGACAAGACTGGAGATTAAACTGGTACCAGCAACCTTCCAAGGAAACTTGAAGAACTGCTGTTGGGTTACATTGTGATGGACTGGTGTCCAATTCCAGGAGGATACCATTATTCTGGTCACTCCATGGTAAAAAGATTATGTTAAGCTCAAGCAAGCAAAGCTCAAGAGATTTTACTAGATCTTCAAGCCAATGCAGGTTTTTTGAATAGGTCTTTACATTCtataaatttgaaatataaataagATAGCTTGAAAAAGTCAATAGACTTGGGAATGATTTTGACACAAGTTTAGAGCAAAGAAACTCCAGGCCATCCTTAATATGCTAAttgattaaaacttaaaaacataCAAAAGTTGAGATCTTAGAGTTGCTCAATGATGATAAGGTAggtataaaaaataaatagtcATTAGAAGTCAGAAAAAAGTCATCAAGGATTGTGGACCTACTGtacaaataactttgaaatagcAAAGACAAATGAATTTGGGGCCTTTTTAAAGAACTCTTGCAAAAATGTAAGGAATTTTTGAAAGACCACATGAACTCTAGCAGACATGTAAAACCTTTCAGTCTTGTGAATGATTAACAAATAATTTCTCATTATATCATTGATACAGTGTACATAGAAAGGTGACAAGAGAAAAGCAGTATCAGTTGGATATTGTTTGACTGAACTCTAAGTTTTCAGAGCCTAAGTTATCAGAAAAGCATGGAATGAAGAGGTTAGTTGATAAAGAGATCTAAAGAGTGAAAGGTTACCTCCATAAAATTACAGCTTAGTTTAAAGAAATGCTCAATTTACTTTTACATTTTGTTCAAttaactgattttaaaaaaatgttatccTTGGATAGTGTCAATGGTTGTGAATTTAGTGTGACAAGAGATTAATAGTTAGCATTTGAAGATTATAGAGATTGATGGCCAAAGACAAAATCATACAATAAATTCTCAGTGCATATTTCTGTtaaaggttttattttcacatAGTGCACCTTAATACAGTAATTTGCCCTAATTTAACAGATTTTGCTGTACATGTGCTTATCACTCCACACATTTGATATCCATGTACCACCCAACTGTACTTATTCTCCCTAAATGCTATTGTACAAGTTTTAAAGAATGTCCTATAATGTTGCCAGAAATTTCCGTGATGGATTTTGTTCAACAAGGTGTTCACCACTTCAAGAGAATAGAGGGCTAAAATACCACATTCATATAGTCATCTTCTTTAggttaaaagtttattttttgataGTGTTTCTTTGATTGGTAATGAACCACAAAGTTTTGGTACTAATAGCCTTATACAGTGTACTCTCTTCTCACTTTGAAATAATTACATTTTGGCTTTTTACAAAGCACCTAGGTGGTGGCTTATTAATCAAGGTTTAGGAAGGAGAACTTAAAGTACCATTTATGTTAAACTTAATGTTTATGGAAATATGGATTTGGCAGAACAGGTGAAAGTCTTTTCATGTTATATTCTAGTGTTTATCAATGAAATAATAGCATGGAAATGAAACCTAGAACTAACTAAAATGCATTTCCTAAATGGAACTGATCAATATTAAGGTAGCACTCCTATGGTCTATAAAGCTAACACTTTGGCCATCAATCTagatgtttgttttaaaaattaacagGTTTAGTTTGTTTCCATCCATTTATTGGTCAGGAGGTGGTCTTGTTTTCTTTCCACCTGAAGATTGCTTtggaaaaatatgatttttttaccAGGAATATCtgaataaattgaatgaatgTAAGTCTTCAGCAAGGGAAATAAACCATGGCAACTCAAAAAACCTATTTGTCACACAAACAGTGAATGTATTTCCTGACCCATTCACACATAGCCCAGGCAGCCAATGCAGTATATATGAGAGCATCAGGTGTGATGTTGCATGTGTTAGGGAGAGAACTGAGGAATGAGTCAGGATGTAAACAGCCACTCTTCATCCCTACTGATTAACAAAGAGTTGCACATTTTTGTTTCCCTCACTGATTCTTTACAGAACCTTATTTGGCTGCTCCAGCTTCTTCAACTCCTCATCAATTTCTTGTTGTGAGACCTTGATTGGTTCAGCATTAACAGCTTTCTTGATGCCTGCATTCACATTATTAGTTTTCTCCTCCATGTTGTCCACATTGTTTGACTTGTCATCTTCTTTACTCATTAGTTGTCGCTTATCATTCTTCAAAGGTTCTTCATTGTCTTTTTTCTGAAGTGGATCATCCTGTGGGGCATGAGGCACTGGAGGTTCTTGTCGCTTAACCTCACCCTCAATAGGTCTAACAACATTCTCTGTCTGCTCTAATCCTTCATTAACTGTGGCAGCAATGGGTTTTTCAGCTGGCTTGACATCATTTAAGCTTTTTTCATCTTTGGCAATATTTCTATCCTGCCCTAGACcaatcttaaagaaaaaaacagaaacaaattgaATGAATCTCTGTATTGACTAAAAGTTTGATGCAACTTGTTACTTCTGAAAATTGAACTCTACATTTAGAagtatttttgaaattcaacatcaaaagtCCTATTTTAATTCTATAAATTGCACTAATAATAAACTGATATTTTAATCATAACTGATAATAATGAAATAGAGTACACTTATCAATTGCCTGAAGTGGTATTTTGGCCTAAGGTGTTACATACAATTGGTGGAGGACATGACAGCTCAATGGTTAGCACACTGAAGTTAGGATTGAAAAGAATAACTTTGATCCATGACCAAGATCATTATGTCCAAAAGCATGGTTCCTTTCTGTTGCCATGTTAATTAAATCTGAAAGCTCCATTTAGAGTACCAGGAGTTATCTGTGCATGTATATCAAAACAACACCCTTCAGCTGATAAGTCTACTGTTATCACTAGCTTTCTAGAGGTATCGATACTGCACAGAGAGTTTCATGTGAAAGACATGCTCCACCCTCAATAAGTCTCTTTCATAGTTAACTGATAACAAGGAAGGGTAGCATTATGATAGAGATCACATGTAACCCTTTttcccccaagagtgactaacatctaatttgtccttacaatatcacccttgaatcaaaaattaatggcaagagaataaaggaaatgatcaccaagtaaagaggctcttgatttttaaacaaattttccttgtcaacatcttagaaaataaattaagaacaGCATaaagaatatggatactgatgttaggagtGTAAAGGGTAAAAGACGTAGGTATTCCTATAGAACTGAAGTTCTGTACCTTAGCTATGTCTACATCAACTGGTGCTTCTCTGACACCAACATGGAGCAGGGTGTCATTAGTTCTTGACTGTGGAGGATTATGGAAGTCTACCGGCTTAATAGGATCAATTCCTGGTGGATGGATGTCAACTTGGTGGTGTGAGCTTTCTTCTTGAGTAGTTAGCACCGTGTATGTGCCTGCCACAAAGAAAATTATACCCAAACCAAAGACAACCTGTAAAAAATAGGAGTAAAGAGACTAAATGCTTGTATGTGAAACTCATTATTCTTCATGCATGACTAAGAGTCATGCAGTGTTTCTAGCATTCATAAGTTCAATACACCTGGTTAGGTATGAGAAAACAGATTTATCATAGCATAATAACTTGGAAATGAGCATGCAAAGCATCAAGGAATCATGCTTCTGTTTGATGGCAACTCTTTCCCCCAATATCATTAGTAAATGATTCATTTACAGTCAAGAAATTCAGCTTCATAGATCACTTTTTAAGCTTTACAAACTACAGTGAAAATTCAAACAGCTTACTTCTAACATAGGAAAATGCAAGCACACCAGATGGTCTCAGGTTTATTTTCAGTCTCTTAAGTTGAGATGAGAAACCCAAGGCAAACCTGGATTCTGTATAACAACCAATCAGGCAATCAAGCAATCCAATAAACTCTCTTTCATTTGCAACCAagctttttgcttttaattattGAAAGCAGAACAATGTGTGTTCTCAGTTTTTCCCTTTGGTATAATTATTATCTACTGGGCAGCTAAGCTTCTTCATAGGATTTATATATTAATGCAACCCTCCTCAGCTGTTGAACATTTAGTTGCTTACTTTCATGATGGCTACCACAGTTCTGCTGACTCACCTTGGCTACAAACCTTGCAGATGTCTTTTCAGTTACAACATGTAAAAACATGGTGGATGGGAATACAAATGCTATCAAAGTGCCCATTGTTGCTCCAGTCAATGCTAACACAAATTCAACTAAAAACCATAGAGAAAATTAGTAATAAGAGGTTTGTTGAGCATTTATACAATAAAACAATAGAAGTTATGTTCCAGGGCATAAATGTGTTTTGGGCTTGACTAAAAGCCCCAAAACATATCTGTGCCCACAAACATAAGCTGACTATTActgtaattattattacttgGAGGTTatggagaaaataaaaactgatcaCACTTAACAACAGTCTGAACAATCATGGGAGCATGCAAGCAGGCCAACATATATTTAAACCTGGCAAGATCTCCATTTAAGCCCGCAAAATGTGCCACGATGCCCAACAAAATAATAATGTCATTTTTAATCATGAGAACCATGTTTTTGAACTAAACTAACATAACTTAAtgtaacaactttatttaaaataataggaaaaaaattataaaaggag from Pocillopora verrucosa isolate sample1 chromosome 8, ASM3666991v2, whole genome shotgun sequence includes these protein-coding regions:
- the LOC131785050 gene encoding putative sodium-coupled neutral amino acid transporter 10 isoform X1; its protein translation is MSTTPVIFNLINCIIGVSVLAMPFCFQECGIVLCGVAIVSSSLLTKKSCGLLLKTGQVARRRNYEGLALVTYGAPGKFAVEASIIGLLLGTLIAFNVIIGDLVPSIFQNLSGLQVSWTMRAVLMTVLAFGVGLPLSLMRNLQSLASFSSAALLFYGFFVLQAFLSALPKIMEGSWLYDLNYWRPEKLLHYLPIFALAFTCQTQLFALYETLPEPSVKKMEGVVNTGINIVASVYFLVGFFGYVSFYSVGVKGDMLTNYGNTFISQIIKLGFVMSVIVSFPLMVYPLRASLHSLIFQQQSGSSENLPGGANFIPQDRFTYLTLAIISSTLMLGILFPQIEFVLALTGATMGTLIAFVFPSTMFLHVVTEKTSARFVAKVVFGLGIIFFVAGTYTVLTTQEESSHHQVDIHPPGIDPIKPVDFHNPPQSRTNDTLLHVGVREAPVDVDIAKIGLGQDRNIAKDEKSLNDVKPAEKPIAATVNEGLEQTENVVRPIEGEVKRQEPPVPHAPQDDPLQKKDNEEPLKNDKRQLMSKEDDKSNNVDNMEEKTNNVNAGIKKAVNAEPIKVSQQEIDEELKKLEQPNKVTADTIKESDSKDSEKLDSLSNEAKSSQDIQDKTLMKRELELKQNLEIQEKKGQDLNIMRNDDIIVSQQSGNQTNLQDKGVSNQINQDSESKDYSPRERVLAANHSTPLAGEIPKEEESIKIRDLKSNSRPVEKRSSSLMPRSIKSFLSKQRSRRSKRSRQQGETS
- the LOC131785050 gene encoding putative sodium-coupled neutral amino acid transporter 10 isoform X2, translated to MSTTPVIFNLINCIIGVSVLAMPFCFQECGIVLCGVAIVSSSLLTKKSCGLLLKTGQVARRRNYEGLALVTYGAPGKFAVEASIIGLLLGTLIAFNVIIGDLVPSIFQNLSGLQVSWTMRAVLMTVLAFGVGLPLSLMRNLQSLASFSSAALLFYGFFVLQAFLSALPKIMEGSWLYDLNYWRPEKLLHYLPIFALAFTCQTQLFALYETLPEPSVKKMEGVVNTGINIVASVYFLVGFFGYVSFYSVGVKGDMLTNYGNTFISQIIKLGFVMSVIVSFPLMVYPLRASLHSLIFQQSGSSENLPGGANFIPQDRFTYLTLAIISSTLMLGILFPQIEFVLALTGATMGTLIAFVFPSTMFLHVVTEKTSARFVAKVVFGLGIIFFVAGTYTVLTTQEESSHHQVDIHPPGIDPIKPVDFHNPPQSRTNDTLLHVGVREAPVDVDIAKIGLGQDRNIAKDEKSLNDVKPAEKPIAATVNEGLEQTENVVRPIEGEVKRQEPPVPHAPQDDPLQKKDNEEPLKNDKRQLMSKEDDKSNNVDNMEEKTNNVNAGIKKAVNAEPIKVSQQEIDEELKKLEQPNKVTADTIKESDSKDSEKLDSLSNEAKSSQDIQDKTLMKRELELKQNLEIQEKKGQDLNIMRNDDIIVSQQSGNQTNLQDKGVSNQINQDSESKDYSPRERVLAANHSTPLAGEIPKEEESIKIRDLKSNSRPVEKRSSSLMPRSIKSFLSKQRSRRSKRSRQQGETS